The DNA sequence CTTCCCATGCCACAGCACGTGTTTCTATACCACTTTTAGCTGGTGGTTTCACAGCTTCAGTATTTAATGAAGTCGATATATCTTTGCCCTCGTCCTCCTTGCCAGCCCAGGCAGCAATGTTCAGTTTCCCAAGCTGTGTCCCTAGAGCCACTATCTCTCTCCTTGTTTTCACTTGCAGCTCTTTTTCAGTCACTTCATTTCCATGGTTATTAGATGAATTGGCTTGTGATGATGTTGGCATGGCCCTGGGAGGGGTTGAAGGCCGAGAAGAATCTGGGCTACGTGTAGGAGTAGTTGCTTTGACAGGAGTTCCTGTTCTAGAAGGTTCTTGGCTAGCAATAGGAGTCATCTCTGTACCCATATCTCTCATTGACACTGACCTTGCTGTTGAAGGTGGTGGAACATAAGTAGTGGCACTATGAATAGCCACAGAATCATGTTGACTGAGACATACTGCACGTCATACCAAACATGGATAGATGAGTCATAGTGTTCTACAGCATGAAAAAAGTAATGAATTTACTTCAACTGAAAAAAGAGGGGATGGTCCTAGCCTTTTGCAGTGTTAAACATTTTAGTGCATGTAACTTTGATCTGGTGGAAGATGGCATACTTTTGCCTACTTTTACCAGATGCTCCTTGCACATAAAGATCTCATTATACAACGGGAGCACACCAATTCGATATTGTATCGTTGAGCATGTGCATATAAGATGCATGAAAGATACACGCACTGCGAAACATAAATGCACACCATTgccaaaagataataaaaatatttagtcaGCCGAATGACCAGATCCTTACCAGCTGACTCCGCAATCGAATTTTCCACCATAAGTGCGGGCCTTGCATATAGATCTGCAATAGGATGCATATCGACCTGCCAACTAACAAACTTCAAGCCTGCACCTTCCTTGCTACCTTGACTTGTATCAATCCTCTTTGTATCCGGTTCTCCTAAAGCACCTGCTCTCTGATCAGGAACTTCCGTAACCACCTTCAATGATGATTGCCGACTCCCATAGCTAAGAAGACCTGCCTTTCGAGTACCCGACTTTGCTTGTCCGCCTGTGGTCCTGTTTGATGTGGGACTTGCGATCCATTTCTGGGCATCATCCCATTTAGAGGGTGCCGGTTTCGAGAATGGAGCAACAGGCAATCTTTGTTGAGCCCTCTCTGCCTTCTGAAACTCAAAAATGGACGATGAGACACTCACACTGTCATAATACATGGGAAGGTCTTCTTGCTCTCTGAATCTTGAATGGACTAAAGAGTTTTCCCTCAGACGACAGTCCCCAGCCATCTCTAAATCAGCCATTGTTGAAGCCGAACATTCAGGAAGAACCGTTACAACATCAACATCCTTGCAATTGTCCAAACTGTCACCACCTGCAGAGATTTCACACGAATCTGCGTTAACGTATATATCATAAGTTTCGACATGTGGTCTACTTGATTTCAAAGAAACATCCTATGCTCCAGACCGCATATCAGGGTTACTTGGCAAATCAAGTTATCAAACTtagaaaagaaacagagagaaatGGAAGGATTCCATGAATTCGAAACTAAGAATGCCAGGGATTAGctgtaaaagaaaaggaggggaGCTTTTACCCGCGTCGTCGGCATTGTTTAACTCAGATCTCATGTCGAAGCCCAAAGAATCAAGAcactcctcttcttttctcttcttctcaaCTCCACGCAGCATATTCCTCAATTTCCTGGGAGATAACCCCCCACCCACATTACCCTGTGCACAACCAAATGTCCCAAGCCAGACAATCAAGAAAGACCCAACACGCCCATTCTCAACAAATCTCTAAAAACATTGATCTCAAGAGatcccacaaaaagaaaaaagcaactCAGGCAGAATGTGAGAAGACACCCAGGATTTTCGAAAACCCGAAATGCCCATCTTTCACTTCACTCGTCGCTAATACCGCACATTCAAGAAACAGATGCAGATTTCCATAAACCGACAGCTACGTGAGCAAAAAAGCGAAATGGCAGTACTCAAAACCTGAGGCTTTTGGATCCTTTCGTAATCCATGGAGGTGAGGAATCTCGCAGTGGCCGGGGGGGTGCTTCGAAAAGCTACTTGAGGGAATCTTGATGCATCACGAGGAATGTGCAATGCGAGCTGAGCTGCTTCCTGAATCCCTGCTTGCTTCTTGGCTTTTCTCTTGCGCGTGTCTCCTTCCTTTTCGTTTTCAATCCGCTTTTGGATTTCCCCCACTGGTAGTCAAAGGAGCGAGCGAAGTCATGTCGCCTTCCTAAATAAGTCTCAACAGACGGAACAAAACAGTAAGGAAAAGGTGTGGTCCGGTTGGTCTTGGTCGTATCGTCTGTCCCACAGGTTCACATGCTCCGGTTCGCTCTCGTCCGGCTCTATTCGAATGAACCGGTTTGTCAAAATCTATCccgaggcaaaaaaaaaaaaagaaactgttCCTTTTTAAGATATGTGAACAATCTTTGAAACTTCTCACCTTTTGGAAATCGGCAATTTAGGCCTCTCGTTTTATTTTAGCTAAGTTAGTTTGAAATTCGACTTTAGCACTGCACCCCGAGAGTATTTAATCAAGGTCCCTCAATGAATGTCATGCGGTTTAGAGCGCAAATGATAACTATTGtatttctctatctctattccaAATATATTTTCAGAATAGATTTCGAACAGAAATTcttttggtaatgcaatttcatttttctatttcaggaaaaaaaatctattctagaaataggtttggaacataaataagaaaataaaattttcagtttttctgtttttagaacataaatgagaaataagaattcttctcattgtTCATTCCCTCTTTCTCGAGTCCTTGTTGCCAGTTTGCCTGTCACTGTCAGCGAAAGTAGGTCGCTCTTATTATCTTCTGCCATTCGGCTTttaacaataacaaaaaaatgtttcaccAAGTATCTGAtttaaggctctatttgtttcatgaaaaataaggtatttctgaaaaatattttttagaaatttatttttttgggaaaatgacaatatttttcggtattcgattgaaataaaaaaatgacatggaaaataTATTCTGATGTTTGatatggaaaatcaaatttgattttctttcatgCACTCcttctaataaattttattttttttttaatttgatttttaagtGAGTACAGTTCTTTTGTGTTTACAAGCTATTAATTAGGAAACCCCCatcaataatataaaaaaagggggatATGGCGAATTTGGTAGATGCTACGGATGATCTCTCAACCACGGAGATTGatttaaaattcataaatcatcccatgcattttttttatttgatttctccgtttattttattttctcttttactttgtttttcttttccccttttctatCGATCACCAGTGAGGTCAAGACTTGCTGGCTCTGGCAAGTCTTGGTCTCGCTCCCTTGTGGTTGGCAATGGGCCGaataagaagggaaaagaaaaataaaaaggaaaaaaaattgaataaaaataaaaataaaaataaaaataaaaataaaagagaaaaaaaataaaaatttcattttttttaaaaaagaaaaaataattttaaaaaaggaaatgtgaaagagaggaggaagaaaagatgagagaaaatatttttctcttctaaaaaagaggaaattatttttccaagTTTTAAATGTGTATTTCCATGAGAGGAAAATATTATCCTTGACTCGTTTATTTTCCTTGAACCAAAAGCaagaaaatccagaaaatatttttctagaaattatGTTCCCCGAAATGAACGGAGTGTAAGAGTGCAATTATGTGTCGCTTGCACATGCATGCTGCTAGTAAATTTAGTCTATTTAAGACTCCGTTCGCTTctcgaaaaataactttttgatTTATGTTCGGACAAGTTGATTGCATTTCTTCCATTGTCGTGCTAGATGCTTGTGGGGTGGAATCGAGACAGTTCTGTAAAGGAGACAGTCCTTATCCTCTGTGACTATGGCTCGCCGGAAAGCCTGGGACCATGTTGAGTAATTTTCAAGATTGGACAATTGCTGGGTGATGAGGTGCAGTTCTGGCCCGTTGGCCATGGAGGTGAAGAAATTGCCGGGCTCCAGGCGACCATTGGCGGCAGAAATCGGGTAAGGTATGAACCCGGATTAGAGAACCGGGTAGGGATTTGTTGATGTACTTGGTTCAGGTACTCGACCTGGTAGGAACCATCCTGGCCCAGGGGCTGAGTTAGGTGGAACTTGGATAGGCAACTACTAGAAGGGCTGACTCGGAATGGGCTGCCCCTGGCTTGGCTGGATTTGAACAGGATGCTACTGAATTGGCTGAGTCTGGACGGGCTACTCCAAGGGAACGAGGTACTTCCACCGGGGTTAATTCTTCTGAAGTCTGGCTCTTCTCAGATGTTGACTAGTGATCTTCCGGGATGGTATCAGTAACGAAAAATGACTTTTCTTTGCGGAATTGCTCAAATATTGATTCCTATAATGGAGCGCAAACTTTGTTTTGCAATTTGGTACGACGGAAACGGGgaggcaataaaaaaaaaatcgcggAAGCGAGGCCAGAAACTAAGCTCTGGTACCATGacacaaaatgaaagaaaaagaagaaatggggAACTTTGTATATCTGTATTACTTCAACTTCAATATCTTTACATGTACAAGATCAATGGCATTTCCAACACGCTCAATTCTAATCCTACATTGATTCATTCAATCGTTCTAGAATGGTAAGCACATCTCCTACACGCTCAAATCTCTAACATCACCTTCACTTTGTCGTTTTCAATCCGAAAGAACAACATCAATGGCATTTCCGGCGATGGCCGTTTCCTTGTGCCAGCTCTCAGCTCGTCCATCACCTCCGTCCTTATCCTCATGACCGTCTCGAACAGCCCCTTCACCCCCTCCGTCAGCCGGTTGACCCCCTCCAGCATCACTTCCGTCGCCATCTCCCCCAGCCTCCCAACCATCCCACCACCGCCGTCTGATGCCGCAACCTCATTGGTGGCCTTGAGGAGGCTCCTAGAGCGCTCCTCCACATCGTCCATCTCCTTCAAGACGCAGGTCTTCCTGTCTTTTACCTGGCCATCTCCCAACTCGGGGATAACCGCCAACTCAGTCTTGCGGAAAGAGTCACCCCAAGGGAACTCCTCCGGGACATGGGTGTGGCCGACCACCCCCAGGGAAGCGTGAAAGGCTGCAGATATGACTCCGGCGACGAACACATTCATGAAGACGGCAGCGTGGACCAGGTGGCAGACAACTCTCTCTGCCGGTTAGACCTTCCCCTGCAGAGCTGATGTCCGATGCTTGTGGCCAGGTCGATGATCAGCTCCTCGTTGTTGCCGGTGGACCTAACATGCCAAAATATCTTTAAGGAAAAGgtttcattttcatattgttaaaaattattcacgtcaacacCGGTCATCCTAGCGCCTTAAGTGGCATGACGTCCACGTCATCGAtttatggccaaaattggcaaatgaactcaattggcaaaacttaaaaatgtgtaagactcaattgacaaaatcaaaaaggtttaggaccgaatcaacataattacaataggtttatgactttttggataatttttttcgagaaatcTAGAAACCAAACTCAAAACTTTCTATTTTGATATCACCGTGAAACGAAGGCATAACCATTGTgtttttactccaaaaattttaaacagctAAAAGGAAATGCAATACATGTTTAACGAGTCTCGATAAACGAGCGCGAGACTTTTAAAACTACCGACATCGAATTGCAAATATGCTCTACCCCACTTTTCGGACAAGAAAGCGTCCCGTGTGTCTTTATGACGTGTCTCCACTCTCTAGCGGGCGACAA is a window from the Rhodamnia argentea isolate NSW1041297 chromosome 8, ASM2092103v1, whole genome shotgun sequence genome containing:
- the LOC115736675 gene encoding uncharacterized protein LOC115736675 isoform X3 yields the protein MLRGVEKKRKEEECLDSLGFDMRSELNNADDADSCEISAGGDSLDNCKDVDVVTVLPECSASTMADLEMAGDCRLRENSLVHSRFREQEDLPMYYDSVSVSSSIFEFQKAERAQQRLPVAPFSKPAPSKWDDAQKWIASPTSNRTTGGQAKSGTRKAGLLSYGSRQSSLKVVTEVPDQRAGALGEPDTKRIDTSQGSKEGAGLKFVSWQVDMHPIADLYARPALMVENSIAESAVCLSQHDSVAIHSATTYVPPPSTARSVSMRDMGTEMTPIASQEPSRTGTPVKATTPTRSPDSSRPSTPPRAMPTSSQANSSNNHGNEVTEKELQVKTRREIVALGTQLGKLNIAAWAGKEDEGKDISTSLNTEAVKPPAKSGIETRAVAWEEAEKAKYMARFKRDEMKIQAWENHEKAKTEAEMRKIEVDVERMRGQAHDKLTSKLAALRHKAEEKRASAEAKRSRQAVKAEQQAEYIRKTGRIPSSFSICSWCC
- the LOC115736675 gene encoding uncharacterized protein LOC115736675 isoform X1 translates to MDYERIQKPQGNVGGGLSPRKLRNMLRGVEKKRKEEECLDSLGFDMRSELNNADDADSCEISAGGDSLDNCKDVDVVTVLPECSASTMADLEMAGDCRLRENSLVHSRFREQEDLPMYYDSVSVSSSIFEFQKAERAQQRLPVAPFSKPAPSKWDDAQKWIASPTSNRTTGGQAKSGTRKAGLLSYGSRQSSLKVVTEVPDQRAGALGEPDTKRIDTSQGSKEGAGLKFVSWQVDMHPIADLYARPALMVENSIAESAVCLSQHDSVAIHSATTYVPPPSTARSVSMRDMGTEMTPIASQEPSRTGTPVKATTPTRSPDSSRPSTPPRAMPTSSQANSSNNHGNEVTEKELQVKTRREIVALGTQLGKLNIAAWAGKEDEGKDISTSLNTEAVKPPAKSGIETRAVAWEEAEKAKYMARFKRDEMKIQAWENHEKAKTEAEMRKIEVDVERMRGQAHDKLTSKLAALRHKAEEKRASAEAKRSRQAVKAEQQAEYIRKTGRIPSSFSICSWCC
- the LOC115736675 gene encoding uncharacterized protein LOC115736675 isoform X2, whose amino-acid sequence is MDYERIQKPQGNVGGGLSPRKLRNMLRGVEKKRKEEECLDSLGFDMRSELNNADDAGGDSLDNCKDVDVVTVLPECSASTMADLEMAGDCRLRENSLVHSRFREQEDLPMYYDSVSVSSSIFEFQKAERAQQRLPVAPFSKPAPSKWDDAQKWIASPTSNRTTGGQAKSGTRKAGLLSYGSRQSSLKVVTEVPDQRAGALGEPDTKRIDTSQGSKEGAGLKFVSWQVDMHPIADLYARPALMVENSIAESAVCLSQHDSVAIHSATTYVPPPSTARSVSMRDMGTEMTPIASQEPSRTGTPVKATTPTRSPDSSRPSTPPRAMPTSSQANSSNNHGNEVTEKELQVKTRREIVALGTQLGKLNIAAWAGKEDEGKDISTSLNTEAVKPPAKSGIETRAVAWEEAEKAKYMARFKRDEMKIQAWENHEKAKTEAEMRKIEVDVERMRGQAHDKLTSKLAALRHKAEEKRASAEAKRSRQAVKAEQQAEYIRKTGRIPSSFSICSWCC
- the LOC115736675 gene encoding uncharacterized protein LOC115736675 isoform X4, encoding MDYERIQKPQGNVGGGLSPRKLRNMLRGVEKKRKEEECLDSLGFDMRSELNNADDADSCEISAGGDSLDNCKDVDVVTVLPECSASTMADLEMAGDCRLRENSLVHSRFREQEDLPMYYDSVSVSSSIFEFQKAERAQQRLPVAPFSKPAPSKWDDAQKWIASPTSNRTTGGQAKSGTRKAGLLSYGSRQSSLKVVTEVPDQRAGALGEPDTKRIDTSQGSKEGAGLKFVSWQVDMHPIADLYARPALMVENSIAESAVCLSQHDSVAIHSATTYVPPPSTARSVSMRDMGTEMTPIASQEPSRTGTPVKATTPTRSPDSSRPSTPPRAMPTSSQANSSNNHGNEVTEKELQVKTRREIVALGTQLGKLNIAAWAGKEDEGKDISTSLNTEAVKPPAKSGIETRAVAWEEAEKAKYMARLMWRGCGDRLTISLQAN